In Vibrio quintilis, the DNA window CGAAAAAACTCATCAACCGCATTCGCAGCCAGTACGAGTATGATCCGGAGAAACACCTGTCCAATGTCGTCTCCGAAACACACTGGTGGGAACAGCTCATTTTATATAAGACAGCATTAACATATTCAAATCATTCAGTTATTATCATTTATCATGAAGTGCCTGAATATATAGATATCTGTACAGAGCTGGCTCATTCTCTTTGTTCTAAACAAGACTTAGTCGCTCGTTTAAGCTCAGAACGTCTGGGGCTGCTACTCTCAGACAAAGACGAAATCGCACAAAATATATTTAACGTATTGCAAAAGATGATTGAAATTTATCCATGGGAAAGAAAAGGGTTGCAAGACTTTCCGCCACAGGCAACATTACATGATATTCTGTCTTTTCCGTTTACTCTGGACCAGTTAATTCAGCTGCCAAGCGAGGAACAACATGCCGGGCTTACTGAATAAGATTAAAGAAGCAGGTCTTGATGTCACTTCTGTTCATGGTGATGCTGCAATTATTCTCTGGAACCATATCAGAAATTACATTGCTTCCACACAATGGGAACAGGCGCAGTGCCATGTGATCAGTGCTGAATATCAGGCACTGCTCAATCAGATCGAATTGAGTATTGATGAGCTCAATGCGGCTCTGGCGCTATTGCAACTCCCACAAGATGCTGAAGCCGTCCTTTCAATCAAAATTTCCCTGTGTCATCGACTGATTGAATCCGGCGATTACCAGACAGCACTAAAAGAATATATTTCGATTTCAAATATTGCGGTTGAAAATGAGTTTATTGATGAATATGCCCTTGCCGTGATCGGCATGGGCGAGCTCTGTTACCGCTATGGCGATCCAGGCAAAGCACTGCTGTTCTATCAAAAGGTCAACAGCATTGATCAGGCAATTTCAAGCCGGTCGCTACGTCTGAGATATAAAATATGCATGCTGGCCTGCCACATTAGCATGAAAGAATATGCGGTTGCAGAAGAACTGATTAAAGAATGTGAAGAACTCAGTATTCTGGTCAGCGATCAGGAACTTTCCCGCCAAATCATTCTTTATGAAACAAAAATTAACCGGGCAAAAGGGAATATCGACGAAGCCATTCATGTGCTGTCGGAAACACCGTATACAACCGGCAGCCGCTACAATAAGCCACTGACCTGCCTGCTAAAAATCGAGCTGGCCTATTGCCTGATCTCGCAAGGGAAAATAACCCTGGCAGAAATGATTTTAATTCAGAAACTGCGTAAGACCGCTCATTTAACCAATCCGGAATTACACAAGTCTTTATATCAGGCTCTGGCCTATATTTATGAATATCAGGCGAAGTATGAAGAAGCCCTGAAATATGAGAAAAAAGCCTACCAGATAGAAGCAGATCTGATGAAACAGATCCCTATCGGGGAGCTGGGAGCCAGCCAGCTGAAACGACTCTCGCAATTTGAGCTGCAACTCAAACTCATTATGTCAAAGATGGAAAACCAGGAGTTAAAAGAAACAACTGAGAGCCAGAAACATACAGTGGCGCGTTTACAGCAGGATGTTTTCACCGATCCATTGACAAAGCTGCATAATCGCCGCTGGCTGGAAGCGAAATTAAAAGAGTTACTGCTTCATGAAGTGTCGTTCGCATTTTTGATTATCGATATTGATCACTTTAAATCAATCAATGATGAATTCTCTCATTTAATTGGTGATAAAGCGATTATCAGTGTTTCCGATGAACTGAGCCGTTATTTTAATTTTAACCATGCTTCATGTGTCCGGTATGGTGGTGAAGAGTTCCTGGTGATCCTGGAAAACCCCACACTGGATGAAGCAAAAAATCACGGTGAAAAATTCCGTAAACACATTTACCAGATCAACTGGGATTCACTACTCAATGAGCGGAGGCTCACCGTCAGTATCGGAGTTACACTTCACAGAGAAGGTGAAAATACTCAGCGGACACTGCACAGAGCAGACAAAGCCCTTTACCAGGCAAAAGCAAACGGAAGAAATCAGGTCTGTGCAGAGCCTTAGGGATGCAAACAACATCACGATTGTCTGCACCAGTTACTCTTTGAAATAGTTCATCCCGTTGTCTGACTTTTTCTTTTACCCGTGGTCATGGTCCGGGTGCCACGAATTCCGGTGAAGCACTAGTTCCAGCGAAGAATGCGGACTTCATTTCCTTTCGCCGGAACTCCCGGAATATTCAAAGACAGAACTAACGAAATCACAGCCATCGCCGCGCCGATATAGAATACCGCAGCAGGGGAAACCATCCAAACCAGTCCAAACGTCGCCGGGATAATCACAGCTGCAATATGGTTAATCGTAAATGAGACACCGGCGGTTGAAGCCATATCAGCCGGATCTGCAATTTTCTGAAAATAGGTTTTAATCGCCAGCGCCAAAGCAAAAAACAGATGATCCACAACATAAAGCCCTGCGGCAACGTGGGCATTTTCAACGATGGCATACCCGACAAATACCAAAATTAAACCACCATACTCCAGCATCAGTGCCCGGCGTTCACCAACCCTGCCGATCGTTTTACCGATTTGCCTGGCAAACAAAAAGTTAAAAACGTAATTAATCAGGAACAACAGAGTTATTTCACTGGCAGAATAACCAAATTTTTCAACCATCAAAAAACCTGCAAATACGGTGAAAATTTGTCGGCGGGCACCACTCATGAATGTTAACGCATAATATAACCAGTAACGTTTTCTGAGCATTAGTTTCTTATTCTGTACTGTTCTGGCTTGAAACTGCGGGAATGCCAGCGCAACCACAGCAGTCAACACAAAAGCAACACCACCGGTAATCAGATAGACCCAAAGATAAGACAGCTTCATCAAATCCAGCATCAGCCACAAACATCCGTAGGTCAGCAGAGAAGCAAGCGCACCTGCAGAGATAAGCTTCCCTAACATTTCAGGTGCTTCATCTTTGTTTATCCATTGCAATGTCAGAGATTGCTTTAGCGTTTCCAGATAATGAAACCCGGTAGACATCAGCAATGTTGTCAATAATAACCCATTAAAAGAAGGGAAAAACCCGGTAATTGCGACGCCCAGAGTTAACATCGACAGAGCAATCAGCAGAAAGCGTTGTTCTTTAATAAACAGTAAAATGAAAACAGCAGAAAAAGCCAGAAACCCGGGGATTTCTCTGACACTCTGCAGAATCCCGATATCTGAGCCATTAAACCGGGCACTTTCAACCGAAAAATTATTCAGTAGTGCGCTCCAGCTGGCAAAGGCAACAGGCACAATAAATGAGACCACAAGCAAAAAATTAGCCGGATTCTGCCATCCGGTGCTGTCTTTTCCTTCTCCTGACACAATCATTCCCTTTTACATGAAAACTAAGCAAATTATCATAAGCGATCCTTATGTAAATGAGAACTCCGCTCACGCCCTTCATGAAATAAGATAGCTCTGTCCACCGGGACACTGAATATTAAAAAGTCGATCAAAATAACAATTTATGCAACATCACTGATAAAGATAGCGACTTCCCAGCTCAGGCTCATCAGTAAACGGCTACACTTAATGACAGGGAAAACTGAATTGATAAAGGCAACAAATGGCAATGGTAAAGCCTGCATCCACAACCAGAAATCCAGCATCTGCACAGAGTAGCCTTGAGACGTTAGCACTGATTGATCACAGTAGTGAGCTAACGTTGAACATAGCCACACCTGTCGGAAAAAAGTTCAGATGCCATACCACTTTTATTGGTATCCATTCCAATACTTACATTCTGACAGAGCTGCCTTCATCTTCGGGCGGTAATACCCAAACGTTTTTCCAGCCAGGATTCTGGTGTAACGTCAAAGCAATTTCACATCGCGGCGAAGGCGCTTTCATCTATTTCCGCAGCCAGCTTCTCCATGTACTGACTAAACCGATTCCTATGGCTGTGATGTCAATTCCGGAAGGTGTAAAACTGACTCCCCTGCGCAAAGAGGCCCGATATCAGATCAAGCTGCCCGGTTTTATCCAGTTCGATAACAGTAAAGTTGAGTGCGAAATCCGGGATCTGTCCAAAAGCGGTTGCTGTTTTTCAACCGCTCTTCTGGCCAAAAAGCTTTATGAAGGCGATTATGCCATCATTCTGCTGAAGCTGGGTGCTCAGGAAATCCGGGTTGAGGGTAAAATATGTAATATTCAGAGAAATACGCCTCATCGTATCGACCACGGTTTTGAACTGACAGATAAAGGGAAAGCCAGTATTCGACCATTACTTGAACACCTGGATATTAATGGCACTAAAATTATTCTCGACCAGGCAAGTGAAGCAACACCGGAAAGTAATCATGAATAAGCCATGTCTGAACACTTTCAGCAACTCAGGCTGATAATATCAGGATAAAGTGGCGGATAATCGCGCACTTATACTGCTTTCAGGCTGATTCTGACAAAAATTGTCCAGATAAATACGGGTTTCCTGTTGAAAAACCATCAGCCTTCGCGATACTAAAGGCCATTCAATTCAGACTGCAGTCAATATAATCATAATGAACTATCTCTTCACTTTTTTTAAAGGCATGGCGATGGGAGCTGCTGACGTAGTTCCCGGGGTATCTGGTGGCACAATCGCTTTTATTACCGGTATTTATGACACGCTGCTGGAAAGTATCCGCCGTATTAATCCCAAACTGATCACTGTGATCAGAAAACAGGGAATTAAAGCGGCTCTGGCACACATCAACCTGAAATTTTTACTCTGCCTGTTCAGCGGTATTTTCCTGAGTATTCTCACACTGGCTAAATTAGTTTCATGGCTGCTCATTACCCACCCGATTCCACTCTGGTCATTTTTCTTTGGTCTGATTCTGGTATCAGTTCTGCATATTTTGAGACAAATTAAGCAAAGACAGATAACCCAGTTTGCCGGTTTTATTGCCGGTGTATTGCTGGCCTATTCGATTACTATACTGCAACCACTGCATCTCGAGCCGACAACCATGAATATACTGTTCGCTGGCGCTGTTGCTATCTGTGCCATGATTCTGCCGGGAATCTCCGGCAGTTTCATTTTATTGCTGATCGGTATGTATGCGCCAATTCTGGAGGCAGTCAAAAACTTCCGGCTCACCCCAATTGTGACTTTTCTGTGCGGATGCGTACTTGGTCTGCTGTGCTTTTCTCATCTGCTCTCATGGTTGCTCAAGCATCACAGAGATCTGACCCTGGTCACCCTGACCGGACTGATGGTCGGTACATTACCCAAAATCTGGCCCTGGAAGGAAACGCTGACCTGGCGGACGAATTCTCACGGAGAACTGGTACCATTACTTCAGCATAATCTTCTGCCAGCTGAGTATGAACGCCTGACAAGCCAGCCATCCCAGTTATTTTTAGCGATTGCGATGATGCTTACAGCAATCGGAATTGTTCTGATACTGGAAAAAATCGCGAAGAAAAAATATTAAATCAAAAGAAATATCCCCAATCAACCTGCCCGCTCACTCTTCAGGTTGTTTGGGGATATCACACCTGATGTTATGCCCCAAAAGCCATAAAATGGCCCCCGTCACGAAACACTCAAACAGGTATAAACCCCACATTTCTTAACAAATGCAACAAATTCACCACCAAATGCATCAAACCTGCAATTTTTCTACCAAAATATCAATTAATCCTAGACACTTTCTGCTGGCACTATAATATTATTTTTTTCCGGAACCCGGTGCCGGAAGCATTATACCCAAACAACCTGATGACGCAGGATTCACACTCAATCATGCCTCTTCAGCCTGCTTGGGTATATAACTCACAGACAGATAATTAAATGACAGGAATTATTATGCAAAACAACATCTTTGCCCGTTTTGCCCGAGGGAATTTAGTGATACAGATTATTATTGGTATCGCCCTTGGTGCACTTTTAGCAACATCAGCCCCCGATGTTGCTCAAAAAGCAGGCTTACTTGGCAGCCTTTTTGTCAGCGCACTGAAAGCAGTTGCTCCGGTTTTGGTTTTTGTACTGGTTATAGCATCCATCGCTAATCAAAAAAGAAACCAGCAAACTCACATGCGCCCAATTGTTATTCTTTATCTTTTGGGAACGTTTGTGGCATCACTGACTGCTGTAATTCTCAGCTTCCTTTTCCCGACAACACTCACGCTGGTTACCGGTGCTGAGGGAACAACACCACCAGAAGGAATCACCGAAGTTCTGCATACCTTGCTGTTCAAAGTCGTTGATAACCCGGTTAATGCCATTCTTCAGGCAAATTATATTGGTATTTTAGCCTGGGCAATTGGTCTGGGTATCGCCTTACACCATGCCAGTGCGCATACAAAAGCCGTACTGGAAGATTTAAGCCACGGTGTTTCACAAATCGTTCGCTTCATTATCAGACTGGCGCCATTCGGTATCTTCGGGCTGGTTTCCTCCACTTTTGCGACGATCGGTTTCTCCGCACTGGCAGGTTATACTCACCTGCTCGCAGTCCTTCTTTCCGCAATGTTAATCATTGCTCTGGTTGTCAATCCTGTCATTGTATTTGTGAAAACCGGGCAAAATCCGTTTCCTCTTGTTTTCCGGTGCTTACGGGAAAGTGGTGTAACGGCATTTTTCACCCGTTCAAGTGCAGCGAATATTCCTGTCAATATGGCTTTGTGTAACAAGCTTGATCTGGATGAAGATACTTACTCAGTTTCTATTCCGCTTGGTGCAACCATCAACATGGCCGGCGCAGCAATTACAATCACGGTTCTGACACTGGCGGCCGTTCATACAGTGGGCATTGAAGTCGATATGATGAGTGCTGTCCTCCTGAGTCTGGTCTCAGCAATTTCAGCATGTGGTGCATCGGGTGTTGCCGGAGGCTCACTACTGCTGATTCCTCTGGCTTGTGGCCTGTTTGGTATTTCCAATGATGTCGCAATGCAGGTGGTTGCAGTCGGATTTATCATTGGAGTCATTCAGGACTCCGCAGAGACAGCACTGAACAGTTCAACCGATGTTGTATTCACAGCAGCAGTTTGTCAGGCAGAACAGAAAAAAGCCAACAGACTGTAATTGAATATATTCTTTATGCAAAAGCCCCTGACGACATCGTCAGGGGCTTTTCTTTTCCGTACAGCAACTCACAAGTCTTAGTGCATATTTTTATCCGTGTAATCCGTATTCACCTGAACACCGGATTGTTCAAAAGAAGCCTTATCTTCTTTTTCTGCCGGAATACTTTTGTTTTCAGAAGCGGGATCAGGAACATTTTGCACGGATAGATTTTCAAACAACTCACCATGCTCCTGCGCCAGCATATCTTCAGAGTTTTCATTCGAGCCGGGAATAGGAATATCCCGCTTATACAACTTATTAAATGCTTTGATTAACAAGTGCTTACTGACACCGCCTTCATTGATTTTCTTCAGTAATGGTTTCGCAAAATTTTGCAATAGCACAACCGCTTCCACGCCCAGTTTATTACCGACTTCATCTCTCACATTCTGTGCCAGATCATAACCACACTTAGCCGAACAAAACAGCCAGACATAAGCCACTGAATTACCGTGCTCACCATGATCTATCCAGGCTTTCCCGGCATGATACATCGCTTTGGCATTGCCCTTTTCCGAACAACGTTCCAGCCAGTAACAGGCTTTACGATGATCCTGATGAATCCCGATACCTTTCAGGTAATTGAGACCCAGCTTGATCATACCTTCTTCACTCTCCAGTTTTGCCGCTTTCGCAAACCAGAAACAAGAGTCTTCAGGTTTCGGGGAAGGATTATCTTTAGACATGAACCAGTCGCCCAGTTGCAGCTGGGCCGGCGTATAATTAGAAAGCGCAGCTTTCTCCAGCAGGCTCATTCCTTTTTCAATATCCACATTTGTGCCACGCCCGGTCAGGTAAGCCTGACCCGTATCACACAAAGCAGCCATATTGCCTTCCAGCCCCTGAATATATTTCTGCCAGAAACGTCCTTTTTCCTCATATACCATATCCCCGACAGTTTTCTTACACAGCCGGACAACACCATACATACCGGTTTCACTGTCAAGCTCTGCTGCTTTTTCGTACCAGTACAGCGCATCTTTTACATTGAAACGCTCGGCTTCTTTTGCCATAAACAGAATCGTCGGGACATGCCCGGATTCAGCTTTTTGCAAACGCTCCTGATGCTCATCTTCTTTCTCTCTTTCCAAAGCTTTGCGACGCGCTTCTCCTTTGGCAATCCGCTCTTTGTCGAGCTTCTTCTGGTTGATAGAAAGCATCATCAACCAGCTGACGAGTCCAATCAGGATTAATCCCGCCAAACCGATAAAAATTCCAAGAATACTCATTAATGTTATTTCTTATTCCATTTAAGCCGGAAACACTCCGGACACAACAATTGCGACACTGTATGACATGAAACACAATAAAAATAAAATTAAAGAATATCAACAACAACAGATCTCATGCGAATCCTTTTCTCAATACAGTGACATCAACCGAAAATAACAGACCCGTTCAACCTGAAGACTCATTATGATGATTCAGGTCTGCTTATCCTAATTGAAGATAATCATTCAGATTTCAGCAAGTGCACCAGAAGTAAAAAGCCTCAATACCCACAATTATTTAATCATTCATCTTATCCCGGAAAGTTTTTTGTCCTGTTAAAACAAACATGCGCACTCTTTACACGGTAAGTGAGGTAAAAAATACCAGACAGAAGACATAATTTGTGGCGAATACTTGACCTATGCACAACTAAGTTTTTTACTAAAAAGAGTAACGTTCGCTTAATCACTCATCAATAAGACTCAATAATGCGTATGAGAAATGACCGTTTATCCCGTCCTTATCCTTTAGGGGCAACACCAGATAGTAAAGGATGTAATTTTTCTGTTTATGTTGCAGATGACTGCCAGATTCAGTTAGCACTGTTTGATCACAAAGGTAAGTGCCGCACCTTTCCTCTGACCAATGAATATGCAGGTATTCACTATCTGTACATTGAGGGAATCACCGCGGGCCAGAAATATGGTTATCTGATTAAGCAGAAAGAGCAACGCTGGCATTACATCGCTGACCCATACGCAAAAGCGCTGGATGGACCGCTTACTTATACGCCGCCACTGACCACGAAAAAAAGTTTTCAGTTGCCGAAATGTGTGGTTGTTGATGACAGCTTCGACTGGCAGGACACAGACAAACCAGATATTCCGCGTGAGGCGACCGTTTTATTTGAAACCCATGTCAAAGGACTGACACAGACTAATCAGGCAATTCCGGCCAGCCTCAGGGGAACTTATCCGGGGTTGGTTCATCCTGAAATGATAAAATTTTATCAGGCACAGGGCATCCGGACGCTGCAATTTCTCCCTGTCGCAGCATGTATGCATGAAACTCACCTGCTTGAAATGAATTCGGTCAATTACTGGGGATACAACCCGTATGTCTTTATGGCGCCCGATCCCCGCTATGCCGTCAAAGATGCCGTGACAGAATTTAAAACTGTTGTCAGGGAACTGCACAAAGCAGGCATAGAAGTCATTCTTGATGTTGTGTACAACCACACAGCCGAAGGTGGCGGAGAAGGACCATTATTTAACCTGAGAGGGCTCGATAGTAAGTACTATCTTACAAGCGGCCCGTATTTTGCCAATTTCACCGGATGCGGCAATACTGTTGATTTGTCTTATCAACCGGCACTGAATCTGGTCATGGACACACTGCGATACTGGGTCAAGGAATATCACATCGATGGGTTCCGGTTTGATCTGGCAGCAACGCTGGGAAGAAACGGAGAAGAGTTCAGTCAGAATGCGGCTTTTTTCATGGCTGTGGCACAAGACCCGATCCTCAAACAGGTTAAGCTGATAGCCGAACCCTGGGATATCGGCCCCAATGGTTATCAGGTGGGTAACTTTCCGTTCGGATGGAATGAGACCAATGACAAACTCAGAGATATCAGCCGGAGTTTCTGGCGGGGTGATCAGGGATATCTGAAAGAATTTGCCACCCGCCTGATGGGCTCGCGGGATTTATACAGTGCCGCCAACTGGCCATTTAAATTAACCGTGAATTACATTACCTATCACGATGGATTCACCCTGCAGGATCTGGTGTCTTACCGGCATAAACACAACGAGCGAAACGGTGAGCAGAACAGAGACGGCCACGGTGATAACCGTTCCGAAAATTATGGTGCAGAAGGCCCGACACAGGATAAAACCATTTGTGGTGTCCGGGCGCGTCAGAAACGAAATTTTATGGCCACTGTCTTGTTTGCTTTCGGTATGCCACACATTCTCACCGCCGATCTGTTATCGCATTCACAGCAGGGAAACAACAACGCCTACTGCCAGGATAATGAAATCAGCTGGCTGAACTGGGCACTGAATTCGGAACAGCAGCAATTCAAAGACTGGTGTGGTGCTCTGGTCAAAACCCGGGAACAGTTTATGATCCAGTTCATCGATGCATTCAGCGGCGATTCCCGCAACTCCAACCGGGTTTTCTGGCGCAGAGTCGATGGCAAGTTAATGAACCAGGATGACTGGAACCAGCTGAATTCTGTTGCGCTTCATCTTGGTATCGGGGATGACGGTGCTGAATTACTTTACCTGATTAATCAAACCAAAGCCCCGGCCCGCTTTTCTCTGCCGAAAGACAAGAGCCAGCAATGGCAGGTCATTTGTGATACCAACACCTTTACCATAATGGAAGGCACAGCATCGGTTGAAAAGCTCCAGCCAGCCATGACGATG includes these proteins:
- a CDS encoding tetratricopeptide repeat protein produces the protein MSILGIFIGLAGLILIGLVSWLMMLSINQKKLDKERIAKGEARRKALEREKEDEHQERLQKAESGHVPTILFMAKEAERFNVKDALYWYEKAAELDSETGMYGVVRLCKKTVGDMVYEEKGRFWQKYIQGLEGNMAALCDTGQAYLTGRGTNVDIEKGMSLLEKAALSNYTPAQLQLGDWFMSKDNPSPKPEDSCFWFAKAAKLESEEGMIKLGLNYLKGIGIHQDHRKACYWLERCSEKGNAKAMYHAGKAWIDHGEHGNSVAYVWLFCSAKCGYDLAQNVRDEVGNKLGVEAVVLLQNFAKPLLKKINEGGVSKHLLIKAFNKLYKRDIPIPGSNENSEDMLAQEHGELFENLSVQNVPDPASENKSIPAEKEDKASFEQSGVQVNTDYTDKNMH
- a CDS encoding DUF368 domain-containing protein, which gives rise to MNYLFTFFKGMAMGAADVVPGVSGGTIAFITGIYDTLLESIRRINPKLITVIRKQGIKAALAHINLKFLLCLFSGIFLSILTLAKLVSWLLITHPIPLWSFFFGLILVSVLHILRQIKQRQITQFAGFIAGVLLAYSITILQPLHLEPTTMNILFAGAVAICAMILPGISGSFILLLIGMYAPILEAVKNFRLTPIVTFLCGCVLGLLCFSHLLSWLLKHHRDLTLVTLTGLMVGTLPKIWPWKETLTWRTNSHGELVPLLQHNLLPAEYERLTSQPSQLFLAIAMMLTAIGIVLILEKIAKKKY
- a CDS encoding GGDEF domain-containing protein; translation: MPGLLNKIKEAGLDVTSVHGDAAIILWNHIRNYIASTQWEQAQCHVISAEYQALLNQIELSIDELNAALALLQLPQDAEAVLSIKISLCHRLIESGDYQTALKEYISISNIAVENEFIDEYALAVIGMGELCYRYGDPGKALLFYQKVNSIDQAISSRSLRLRYKICMLACHISMKEYAVAEELIKECEELSILVSDQELSRQIILYETKINRAKGNIDEAIHVLSETPYTTGSRYNKPLTCLLKIELAYCLISQGKITLAEMILIQKLRKTAHLTNPELHKSLYQALAYIYEYQAKYEEALKYEKKAYQIEADLMKQIPIGELGASQLKRLSQFELQLKLIMSKMENQELKETTESQKHTVARLQQDVFTDPLTKLHNRRWLEAKLKELLLHEVSFAFLIIDIDHFKSINDEFSHLIGDKAIISVSDELSRYFNFNHASCVRYGGEEFLVILENPTLDEAKNHGEKFRKHIYQINWDSLLNERRLTVSIGVTLHREGENTQRTLHRADKALYQAKANGRNQVCAEP
- the sstT gene encoding serine/threonine transporter SstT, which encodes MQNNIFARFARGNLVIQIIIGIALGALLATSAPDVAQKAGLLGSLFVSALKAVAPVLVFVLVIASIANQKRNQQTHMRPIVILYLLGTFVASLTAVILSFLFPTTLTLVTGAEGTTPPEGITEVLHTLLFKVVDNPVNAILQANYIGILAWAIGLGIALHHASAHTKAVLEDLSHGVSQIVRFIIRLAPFGIFGLVSSTFATIGFSALAGYTHLLAVLLSAMLIIALVVNPVIVFVKTGQNPFPLVFRCLRESGVTAFFTRSSAANIPVNMALCNKLDLDEDTYSVSIPLGATINMAGAAITITVLTLAAVHTVGIEVDMMSAVLLSLVSAISACGASGVAGGSLLLIPLACGLFGISNDVAMQVVAVGFIIGVIQDSAETALNSSTDVVFTAAVCQAEQKKANRL
- a CDS encoding PilZ domain-containing protein, producing MAMVKPASTTRNPASAQSSLETLALIDHSSELTLNIATPVGKKFRCHTTFIGIHSNTYILTELPSSSGGNTQTFFQPGFWCNVKAISHRGEGAFIYFRSQLLHVLTKPIPMAVMSIPEGVKLTPLRKEARYQIKLPGFIQFDNSKVECEIRDLSKSGCCFSTALLAKKLYEGDYAIILLKLGAQEIRVEGKICNIQRNTPHRIDHGFELTDKGKASIRPLLEHLDINGTKIILDQASEATPESNHE
- a CDS encoding MFS transporter produces the protein MSGEGKDSTGWQNPANFLLVVSFIVPVAFASWSALLNNFSVESARFNGSDIGILQSVREIPGFLAFSAVFILLFIKEQRFLLIALSMLTLGVAITGFFPSFNGLLLTTLLMSTGFHYLETLKQSLTLQWINKDEAPEMLGKLISAGALASLLTYGCLWLMLDLMKLSYLWVYLITGGVAFVLTAVVALAFPQFQARTVQNKKLMLRKRYWLYYALTFMSGARRQIFTVFAGFLMVEKFGYSASEITLLFLINYVFNFLFARQIGKTIGRVGERRALMLEYGGLILVFVGYAIVENAHVAAGLYVVDHLFFALALAIKTYFQKIADPADMASTAGVSFTINHIAAVIIPATFGLVWMVSPAAVFYIGAAMAVISLVLSLNIPGVPAKGNEVRILRWN
- the glgX gene encoding glycogen debranching protein GlgX; this translates as MRMRNDRLSRPYPLGATPDSKGCNFSVYVADDCQIQLALFDHKGKCRTFPLTNEYAGIHYLYIEGITAGQKYGYLIKQKEQRWHYIADPYAKALDGPLTYTPPLTTKKSFQLPKCVVVDDSFDWQDTDKPDIPREATVLFETHVKGLTQTNQAIPASLRGTYPGLVHPEMIKFYQAQGIRTLQFLPVAACMHETHLLEMNSVNYWGYNPYVFMAPDPRYAVKDAVTEFKTVVRELHKAGIEVILDVVYNHTAEGGGEGPLFNLRGLDSKYYLTSGPYFANFTGCGNTVDLSYQPALNLVMDTLRYWVKEYHIDGFRFDLAATLGRNGEEFSQNAAFFMAVAQDPILKQVKLIAEPWDIGPNGYQVGNFPFGWNETNDKLRDISRSFWRGDQGYLKEFATRLMGSRDLYSAANWPFKLTVNYITYHDGFTLQDLVSYRHKHNERNGEQNRDGHGDNRSENYGAEGPTQDKTICGVRARQKRNFMATVLFAFGMPHILTADLLSHSQQGNNNAYCQDNEISWLNWALNSEQQQFKDWCGALVKTREQFMIQFIDAFSGDSRNSNRVFWRRVDGKLMNQDDWNQLNSVALHLGIGDDGAELLYLINQTKAPARFSLPKDKSQQWQVICDTNTFTIMEGTASVEKLQPAMTMAILYYDPSSNNTETTT